A genomic window from Parasteatoda tepidariorum isolate YZ-2023 chromosome 10, CAS_Ptep_4.0, whole genome shotgun sequence includes:
- the LOC122271452 gene encoding tigger transposable element-derived protein 6-like, producing MPKRKDLSLKDKFEVLQNYDKLPKCSQREAAIKLGISQTALFNILKQRINISEEIKKNGNLSRKRKREGKSEEIEMALLEWFKNARERRIPISRGILFHKAQDFANLFGDSDFKATDGWLTRWKERNNIVYRKLHGEKQDADFSSAADWVNDVWPTLIKDYKPEQIFNTDETGLFFRALPEHTLLFKNESTGGCKKMKERLTVLLTCNMTGTVKKNPLVIGKSLKPRCFKGVKHLPTSYANSYNAWMTSSIFTKFLLEWDKELKNEKVVLLLDNCSAHPADEDLSLKNIKLVFLPPNTTAIIQPLDQGIIRSFKFHYRKMVVQKIISDIDCDSSSELLTANKLSKSLTILESMHLIRNSWDIVSTQTISNCFKKCGLSTGDGADNCFEEMLSNEENDMDENFSCYVAIDDHLQTSGEKSDSEIVTDIKNCKVISNQEMEESDSEDEINSSVPSSTEVRKALNVLRQALEQRGGNIENYKNFYKLSNDVEKLILNSATQATIDRFFAKVL from the coding sequence ATGCCGAAAAGGAAGGATTTGAGTCTTAAAGATAAATTCGAAGTGTTGCAAAACTATGATAAGCTTCCTAAATGTAGTCAACGTGAAGCTGCAATTAAATTAGGGATTTCCCAAACTGCTCTTTTCAACATTCTGAAACAAAGGATAAATATTtctgaggaaataaaaaagaatggaaaTCTGTCAAGAAAGCGTAAGCGTGAAGGAAAATCGGAGGAAATTGAAATGGCTCTGTTAGAATGGTTCAAAAATGCACGCGAACGAAGAATTCCAATTTCCCgtggaattttatttcacaaagcACAGGACTTTGCTAACTTATTTGGTGATTCTGATTTTAAAGCTACAGATGGGTGGCTAACCCGATGGAAAGAACGCAACAACATTGTCTATCGTAAATTGCATGGTGAAAAGCAAGATGCTGATTTTAGCTCTGCCGCCGATTGGGTAAATGACGTGTGGCCAACACTCATCAAAGACTATAAACCAGAGCAAATTTTCAACACAGATGAAACAGGATTATTTTTCCGAGCACTTCCTGAACACACACtgctgtttaaaaatgaatcgaCTGGtggatgtaaaaaaatgaaggaaagacTAACCGTGCTGCTAACATGCAACATGACAggaactgtgaaaaaaaatcctttagtGATAGGAAAGAGTTTAAAACCTCGATGTTTTAAAGGAGTAAAACACCTGCCCACCAGTTATGCCAACAGCTATAACGCATGGATGACATCCAGCatcttcacaaaatttcttcttGAATGGGACAAGGAGCTGAAAAATGAAAAGGTCGTTTTACTTTTAGACAATTGTTCTGCGCACCCTGCTGATGAGGACTTgagtttgaaaaacattaaattagtgTTTTTGCCACCCAACACTACAGCTATTATTCAACCCCTTGATCAGGGAATCATAAGATCATTCAagtttcattacagaaaaatggttgttcaaaaaatcattagtGACATAGACTGTGACAGCTCTTCGGAACTCTTAACTGCAAACAAACTATCGAAATCCCTTACGATTTTGGAATCAATGCATTTGATTCGTAACTCATGGGACATTGTTTCAACCCAAACAATatcaaattgctttaaaaagtgTGGATTAAGCACTGGTGATGGAGCTGATAACTGTTTCGAAGAAATGCTCAGCAATGAAGAAAATGATATGGACGAGAATTTTTCATGTTACGTAGCTATTGACGATCACCTACAAACATCAGGAGAAAAATCTGATTCTGAAATTGTTACTGACatcaaaaattgcaaagttATTTCCAATCAAGAAATGGAGGAATCAGACTCAGAAGATGAAATAAACTCATCAGTGCCATCTTCAACGGAAGTCAGAAAAGCACTTAATGTATTGCGGCAAGCTTTAGAACAAAGAGGAGGAAATatcgaaaactataaaaacttctataaactctcaaatgatgttgaaaagttaattttaaatagtgcaACTCAAGCAACCATTGATCGgttttttgcaaaagttttgtaa